One window from the genome of Spiractinospora alimapuensis encodes:
- a CDS encoding bifunctional aldolase/short-chain dehydrogenase, with the protein MATHPEVHALLERSHRLGADPRNTNYAGGNASAKGRETDPVTGTPVELMWVKGSGGDLGTLTESGLAVLRVDRIRALQDVYPGVDREDEMVAAFDHCLHGRGGAAPSIDTAMHGLVDANHVDHLHPDSGIALACAADGEALTRECFGDRVAWVPWRRPGFQLGLDIATIRREHPDAVGVILGGHGVTAWGDTSEECERNSLTIIREAERFIADRAAREESAGHPLGAVVPGFEPLPGPERHARAAALFPVIRGLASTDSPQVGHFTDSGPVLDFLSRSAHPRLTALGTSCPDHFLRTKVRPLVIDLPADAALDDVTDRLRALHAAYREEYTAYYQRHATEDSPAMRGADPAIVLVPGVGMFSFGRNKQTARVAGEFYLNAINVMRGAETVSTYAPIDEAEKFRIEYWSLEEAKLRRMPAPSPLATRVAVVTGGGSGIGRATARRLAREGACVVVCDKDGDAAATVAAELGGPDVALSVRMDVTNEGEITDGLRRAVLAFGGVDLVVNNAGLSLSHSLLDTSAATWDLQHDVMARGSFLVSRETARIMVAQGMGGDIVYVASKNGVFAGPRNVAYGAAKADQAHQVRLLAAELGEHQIRVNGVNPDGVVRDSGIFAGGWGAQRAKVYGVEEERLGEFYAQRTLLKREVLPEHVANAVFVLTAGELSHTTGLNVPVDAGVPAAFLR; encoded by the coding sequence ATGGCGACCCATCCCGAGGTCCACGCGCTACTGGAACGATCGCACCGCCTGGGCGCCGACCCGCGGAACACGAACTACGCGGGCGGGAACGCGTCGGCGAAGGGGCGGGAGACCGATCCGGTCACGGGTACACCGGTGGAGCTCATGTGGGTCAAGGGTTCGGGGGGAGACCTCGGGACCTTGACCGAATCCGGACTCGCGGTCCTGCGCGTGGATCGGATACGTGCTCTCCAGGACGTCTATCCGGGCGTGGACAGGGAGGACGAGATGGTGGCCGCGTTCGACCACTGCCTGCACGGCAGGGGTGGCGCCGCCCCGTCCATCGACACCGCGATGCACGGCCTCGTGGACGCCAACCATGTCGATCACCTGCACCCGGACTCCGGGATCGCCCTGGCCTGCGCCGCCGACGGCGAGGCTCTGACCCGAGAGTGTTTCGGTGACCGGGTGGCGTGGGTGCCGTGGCGTCGTCCCGGGTTCCAACTCGGGCTGGACATCGCGACGATCCGGCGGGAGCACCCCGACGCCGTCGGCGTCATTCTCGGTGGACACGGAGTCACGGCATGGGGTGACACCTCGGAGGAGTGCGAACGCAACTCGCTGACGATCATCCGTGAGGCCGAACGCTTCATCGCCGACCGCGCGGCCCGCGAGGAGTCCGCGGGCCACCCGCTCGGTGCGGTGGTCCCTGGCTTCGAACCACTCCCCGGACCCGAGCGGCACGCACGGGCCGCGGCGCTCTTCCCCGTCATCCGCGGCCTGGCGTCGACGGACTCCCCTCAGGTCGGGCACTTCACCGACTCCGGCCCGGTGCTGGACTTCCTGAGCCGGAGCGCCCACCCCCGCCTCACCGCGCTGGGCACCTCCTGCCCGGACCACTTCCTGCGCACCAAGGTGCGTCCGCTGGTGATCGACCTTCCCGCCGACGCCGCCCTCGATGACGTGACGGACCGCCTCCGCGCGCTCCACGCCGCCTATCGCGAGGAGTACACGGCCTACTACCAGCGTCACGCCACCGAGGACTCACCCGCGATGCGGGGCGCCGACCCCGCGATCGTGCTGGTTCCGGGGGTCGGCATGTTCTCCTTCGGCAGGAACAAGCAGACGGCACGCGTAGCCGGAGAGTTCTACCTCAACGCCATCAATGTCATGCGCGGAGCCGAGACCGTCTCCACCTACGCGCCCATCGACGAGGCCGAGAAGTTCCGGATCGAGTACTGGTCCCTGGAGGAGGCCAAGCTCCGTCGGATGCCCGCGCCGTCACCGCTCGCGACCCGCGTCGCTGTCGTCACCGGCGGCGGATCGGGGATCGGTCGGGCCACCGCGCGACGCCTCGCTCGCGAGGGTGCCTGTGTCGTCGTCTGCGACAAGGACGGGGACGCGGCCGCCACCGTCGCGGCCGAACTCGGTGGTCCGGACGTCGCCCTGTCCGTCCGGATGGACGTCACGAACGAGGGGGAGATCACCGACGGCCTTCGACGCGCCGTGCTCGCCTTCGGCGGCGTGGACCTCGTCGTCAACAACGCGGGCCTGTCCCTCTCCCACTCCCTCCTCGACACCTCGGCCGCGACCTGGGACCTGCAGCACGACGTGATGGCACGCGGCTCCTTCCTGGTGTCCAGGGAGACGGCCCGGATCATGGTGGCGCAGGGCATGGGAGGCGACATCGTCTACGTCGCGAGCAAGAACGGCGTGTTCGCCGGACCGAGGAACGTGGCCTACGGCGCCGCGAAGGCCGACCAAGCGCACCAGGTCCGGCTTCTCGCGGCGGAGCTGGGGGAACACCAAATCCGTGTGAACGGGGTGAACCCCGACGGAGTCGTACGGGACTCCGGCATCTTCGCCGGCGGGTGGGGAGCACAACGGGCGAAGGTCTACGGCGTCGAGGAGGAACGACTCGGCGAGTTCTACGCACAGAGGACCTTGCTCAAGCGCGAGGTCCTGCCCGAACACGTCGCCAACGCGGTGTTCGTGTTGACGGCCGGGGAGCTCTCGCACACGACGGGACTCAACGTCCCGGTGGACGCCGGCGTCCCCGCCGCCTTCCTGCGCTGA
- a CDS encoding L-rhamnose mutarotase produces the protein MQRVCFLLTVHPDRLDDYERRHAEVWPEMRAALREAGWHNYSLFSRGDGTIIGYLETDDFDAAREAMARVEVNTRWQAEMAPFFQGIDGNPDEAMSPLREIFHLD, from the coding sequence ATGCAACGTGTCTGTTTCCTTCTCACGGTCCATCCCGACCGGCTCGACGACTACGAGCGTCGTCACGCGGAGGTCTGGCCGGAGATGCGCGCCGCGCTACGGGAGGCCGGCTGGCACAACTATTCGCTGTTTTCCCGCGGTGACGGCACGATCATCGGCTATCTGGAGACCGACGACTTCGACGCCGCCCGGGAGGCGATGGCGCGCGTCGAGGTCAACACGCGCTGGCAGGCGGAAATGGCGCCCTTCTTCCAGGGAATCGACGGAAACCCGGACGAGGCGATGTCCCCCCTCCGGGAGATCTTCCACCTGGATTGA
- a CDS encoding LacI family DNA-binding transcriptional regulator, whose protein sequence is MSSSVGARSGRPVGINEVAARAGVSPGTVSNVLNRPERVADATRERVEAAIVELDYVRNSSGSSLRSGRSDYVGLVVLDITNPFFTEVARGVEDEAATDRRTVILLDSAEDAERQRGSLRLLAENRAAGAVVMPIDDDLSDLLWLRGRGIPWVVLDRGDVDDVLGCSVSVDNRAGGEAAGHHLIALGHEQVTFVCGPLRLQQVRRRYEGLRDAYLSNGVDPESAIRVVEMHQLNPATGEAAAEAVLAGGPSRRPGAVFCANDQLALGLLKALNERGLSIPRDLSLIGYDDISVAGLVHPGLTTVAQPTYELGRAAMRLLHSEFGDDAHQHQSLTFAPELVVRGSTAARRS, encoded by the coding sequence GTGTCGTCCTCTGTCGGAGCCCGGTCGGGGCGTCCAGTGGGCATCAACGAGGTCGCCGCGCGCGCCGGGGTCTCGCCGGGGACCGTGTCCAACGTGCTCAACCGTCCCGAGCGCGTGGCCGACGCGACCCGCGAACGGGTCGAGGCCGCGATCGTGGAGCTCGACTATGTGCGCAACTCCTCGGGAAGCAGCCTCCGGTCGGGGCGCAGCGACTACGTGGGCCTGGTCGTCCTGGACATCACCAATCCCTTCTTCACCGAGGTCGCCCGGGGCGTGGAGGACGAGGCGGCGACGGACAGGCGCACCGTCATCCTCCTCGACTCCGCGGAGGACGCCGAGCGACAGCGCGGGTCATTGCGACTCCTCGCCGAGAACAGGGCCGCCGGAGCGGTGGTCATGCCCATCGACGACGACCTCAGCGATCTCCTCTGGCTCCGCGGCCGCGGAATCCCGTGGGTCGTCCTCGACCGTGGCGACGTCGACGACGTCCTGGGATGCAGCGTCAGCGTCGACAATCGCGCGGGAGGCGAGGCCGCGGGACACCACCTGATCGCTCTGGGACACGAGCAGGTCACTTTCGTGTGCGGACCACTACGGTTGCAGCAGGTCCGGCGTCGCTACGAGGGCCTGCGCGACGCCTACCTGAGCAACGGCGTCGACCCCGAGTCCGCGATCCGTGTCGTCGAGATGCACCAACTCAACCCGGCCACGGGGGAGGCGGCGGCGGAGGCGGTGCTCGCCGGGGGACCGAGCCGGCGTCCCGGCGCCGTGTTCTGTGCCAACGACCAGCTCGCGCTCGGCCTGCTCAAGGCCCTCAACGAACGCGGCCTGTCCATCCCTCGTGACCTCTCACTCATCGGCTACGACGACATCTCCGTCGCCGGCCTCGTGCATCCCGGACTCACCACGGTCGCCCAACCCACCTACGAGCTCGGCCGTGCGGCCATGCGCCTGCTGCACTCGGAGTTCGGCGACGACGCCCACCAGCACCAGAGCCTCACCTTCGCCCCCGAGCTCGTCGTCCGTGGTTCCACCGCGGCGCGCCGTTCCTGA
- a CDS encoding ABC transporter permease, with translation MRDRGARYGTTTRGSRLRSGLSLRETPLLAALALAVLAASFLVENFATGRNVSFLVLSVAAIALMALPLTLIVITAEIDLSVASTLALSSAVMGTLWTSGMPMETIIVICLGVGVAAGSLNAVLVTVAGLPSLAVTIGTMALYRGLSYVLLGDEAVASYPRSWVAGARAPVPGTDVPWIAFAIAVLAVGFAVVLHATAFGRSLYAIGANPEAARFSGIDVTRTKFGLFVLSGLVSSAAGVFWTLQYGTSRADTAFGLELQVVAAVLLGGVSIFGGVGTVVGVASGVLLLGVIRNALSLYGVSSDVLMIVTGFLLVASVVAPNLVATLRRHVHRSPPDLGPAHTPGDPVVPTRSTPTERY, from the coding sequence GTGCGTGACCGTGGAGCGAGGTACGGAACGACGACACGTGGCAGCCGGTTGCGGTCCGGCCTGTCGCTGCGGGAGACACCCCTGCTCGCGGCGTTGGCGCTGGCCGTCCTCGCCGCGTCGTTCCTCGTGGAGAACTTCGCGACGGGACGCAACGTCAGTTTCCTGGTCCTGAGTGTCGCGGCGATCGCGCTGATGGCACTTCCGCTGACCCTGATCGTGATCACCGCGGAGATCGACCTGTCCGTCGCCAGCACGCTGGCGTTGAGCAGCGCGGTCATGGGCACCCTGTGGACGTCGGGGATGCCCATGGAGACGATCATCGTGATCTGCCTCGGCGTGGGCGTGGCCGCCGGATCCCTCAACGCGGTTCTGGTGACCGTGGCCGGACTTCCGTCACTCGCCGTCACGATCGGCACGATGGCTCTGTACCGCGGTCTGTCCTACGTCCTCCTCGGTGACGAGGCGGTGGCGAGCTACCCCCGTTCCTGGGTCGCGGGTGCCCGCGCCCCCGTGCCAGGAACCGACGTCCCCTGGATCGCGTTCGCGATCGCGGTCCTGGCCGTCGGCTTCGCCGTGGTGTTGCACGCGACGGCGTTCGGACGGTCCCTGTACGCGATCGGCGCCAACCCCGAGGCGGCCCGCTTCTCCGGCATCGACGTGACGCGGACCAAGTTCGGACTGTTCGTTCTGAGTGGCCTCGTGTCCTCGGCCGCCGGAGTCTTCTGGACACTGCAGTACGGGACGTCGCGCGCCGACACGGCGTTCGGCCTCGAACTCCAGGTCGTGGCCGCCGTACTCCTGGGTGGGGTGTCCATCTTCGGGGGCGTGGGGACCGTCGTGGGCGTCGCGAGCGGGGTTCTCCTGCTCGGGGTCATCCGCAACGCGCTCTCCCTGTACGGCGTCTCCAGCGATGTCCTCATGATCGTCACCGGTTTCCTTCTGGTGGCGTCCGTCGTCGCCCCCAATCTCGTCGCCACGCTTCGGCGCCACGTCCACCGGTCTCCGCCCGATCTGGGTCCCGCCCACACTCCCGGCGACCCGGTGGTCCCGACGCGATCCACCCCAACCGAGAGGTACTAG
- the rhaS gene encoding rhamnose ABC transporter substrate-binding protein → MSELLRRTSLVAGSLTFLTLTAACGGTTIDDAPEDDAAGPAGDADPDAEIPEGLAIDFLPKQLNNPYFDVVLEGGAAAVEDVGGEFTERGGTEATADSQIEYINAASQAQSDVIVIAANDPDAVCPSLDEARDAGAVVVGFDSDANCTDVFINQSSAQMIGEAQVEMVADQIGGSGQIAVLSATPNATNQNTWIEVMEEELEKDEYSDVELVEVVYGNDDDQESFSEMQGLMSTHPDLDGVVSPTTVGLAAAARYLSDSEYQGEVALTGLGNPNQMREFVHDGTVTEFALWDPQNLGYLAGYAGAALAAGQITGAEGETFEAGELGEYEVGADGEIVLGPPTVFGESNVDDFDF, encoded by the coding sequence ATGTCCGAGCTCCTCCGACGGACCAGTCTGGTGGCTGGCTCCCTGACGTTCCTGACTCTCACGGCCGCCTGTGGCGGAACCACCATCGACGACGCGCCTGAGGACGACGCCGCGGGCCCCGCGGGTGACGCGGACCCCGACGCCGAGATCCCCGAGGGTCTCGCGATCGACTTCCTCCCCAAGCAGCTCAACAACCCCTACTTCGACGTCGTGCTGGAGGGCGGCGCGGCCGCCGTGGAGGACGTGGGAGGTGAGTTCACCGAACGCGGGGGTACCGAGGCGACCGCGGACTCCCAGATCGAGTACATCAACGCGGCCAGCCAGGCCCAGTCCGACGTGATCGTGATCGCGGCCAACGATCCGGACGCCGTCTGTCCCTCCTTGGACGAGGCCCGGGACGCGGGCGCGGTGGTCGTCGGCTTCGACTCCGACGCGAACTGCACCGACGTCTTCATCAACCAGTCGTCCGCGCAGATGATCGGCGAGGCGCAGGTGGAGATGGTCGCGGACCAGATCGGGGGCTCCGGACAGATCGCCGTCCTCTCGGCGACGCCCAACGCGACGAACCAGAACACCTGGATCGAGGTGATGGAGGAGGAACTGGAGAAGGACGAGTACTCGGATGTCGAACTGGTCGAGGTCGTCTACGGCAACGACGACGACCAGGAGTCCTTCTCCGAGATGCAGGGACTGATGTCCACCCATCCCGACCTGGACGGAGTGGTCTCACCGACCACCGTGGGCCTCGCGGCGGCCGCGCGCTACCTCAGCGACTCCGAGTACCAGGGGGAGGTCGCGCTCACCGGCTTGGGCAACCCGAACCAGATGCGCGAGTTCGTCCACGACGGCACCGTGACCGAGTTCGCTCTCTGGGACCCGCAGAACCTCGGCTACCTGGCCGGCTACGCCGGCGCCGCGCTGGCGGCCGGCCAGATCACCGGGGCCGAGGGCGAGACCTTCGAGGCCGGCGAACTCGGTGAGTACGAGGTCGGCGCGGACGGGGAGATCGTGCTCGGACCACCGACCGTCTTCGGCGAGAGCAACGTCGACGACTTCGACTTCTAG
- a CDS encoding BNR repeat-containing protein, translated as MLAAVLGFFAAPPTHADTAPESSGAPSNAGVHIEPLGTTTLDDNAIFFVSFDGLVNNASYQQSGILTHEGYQYAAWWTENRSPVLARRPTSDNSETRPWETLELDHELTQDNSHNTISLGISVNDGRLHVGMDTHNNPIFYTRSEENLLDGDTAWDAESFEPITRDLLGLDLGSMTYPRFVPTPEGDLQFNFRTGQSGNGTQELAEYSDGQWTHLGGWTSPEGEYRANGSVSDSRNAYLHGLHYDQAGRLHAAFTWRETAVGGDILCHPGGLSNHDTGYVYSDDRGRTWHTGDGATAAVTGTSTRVSVDTANHVVDRLELDYALMNQESQATDSHGDPHVMISYRPGRFGHCSTDFVGDREDNGRVFHLWRGPDDTWRKTELPEPLAAFGRSQLVMTPDDTAYAVLPYGRIMAATADSGWSDWSMVHDGSDMNAFGEVLVDRSRVESDGVLSVMYQEPGGGSGASPLRVADFRLE; from the coding sequence GTGCTCGCGGCCGTACTCGGGTTCTTCGCGGCGCCCCCCACGCACGCCGACACCGCACCTGAATCCAGCGGCGCACCGTCCAACGCGGGCGTCCACATCGAACCGCTGGGTACGACCACACTGGATGACAACGCCATCTTCTTCGTGTCCTTCGACGGGCTGGTCAACAACGCGTCGTACCAACAGTCGGGGATTCTCACGCATGAGGGGTACCAGTACGCGGCGTGGTGGACCGAGAACCGGAGCCCCGTTCTCGCGCGCCGCCCAACCTCTGACAACAGTGAAACACGACCGTGGGAGACCCTGGAACTCGACCACGAACTCACCCAGGACAACTCCCACAACACCATCTCCCTGGGGATCTCGGTCAACGATGGGCGCCTGCACGTCGGGATGGACACCCACAACAATCCGATCTTCTACACGCGCTCAGAGGAGAACCTGCTCGACGGCGACACCGCCTGGGACGCCGAGAGCTTCGAGCCCATCACGCGGGACCTCCTCGGACTCGACCTTGGCTCGATGACCTACCCACGATTCGTCCCCACACCCGAGGGAGACCTGCAGTTCAACTTCCGCACCGGCCAATCGGGGAACGGCACGCAGGAACTCGCGGAGTACTCGGATGGTCAGTGGACCCACCTCGGCGGATGGACGTCTCCTGAGGGGGAGTATCGCGCCAACGGCAGTGTCAGTGACTCTCGCAATGCCTACCTGCATGGGCTTCACTACGACCAGGCCGGTCGTCTCCACGCCGCGTTCACGTGGCGGGAGACGGCGGTGGGAGGCGACATCCTCTGTCACCCCGGTGGGTTGAGCAACCACGACACGGGCTACGTGTACTCCGATGATCGGGGACGTACCTGGCACACCGGCGATGGCGCGACCGCCGCCGTGACGGGAACCAGCACCCGGGTATCGGTGGACACCGCGAACCACGTGGTGGATCGGCTGGAACTCGACTACGCCCTGATGAACCAGGAGTCGCAGGCGACCGACTCCCACGGCGACCCCCACGTCATGATCAGCTACCGACCGGGACGGTTCGGCCACTGCTCCACTGACTTCGTGGGCGACCGTGAGGACAACGGTCGTGTCTTTCATCTGTGGCGTGGCCCGGACGACACGTGGCGGAAGACAGAGTTGCCTGAACCCCTGGCCGCGTTCGGACGCAGTCAGCTGGTCATGACTCCCGACGACACGGCCTACGCGGTGTTGCCCTACGGCCGGATCATGGCCGCGACCGCCGATTCGGGATGGTCCGACTGGTCCATGGTCCACGACGGTTCGGACATGAACGCCTTCGGCGAGGTGCTTGTCGACCGGTCCCGCGTCGAGAGCGACGGGGTGCTCAGCGTCATGTATCAGGAGCCCGGAGGCGGCTCGGGGGCATCGCCGCTGCGGGTCGCCGATTTCCGACTGGAGTGA
- a CDS encoding sugar ABC transporter ATP-binding protein — MVDESPPPLALVDVTKSFGSVRALCGLSLELAPGEIHALVGENGAGKSTLVKTIAGVHEPDTGTVVVDGRPTRFGGPADAQRAGVAVIYQEPTLFPDLSVAENIFMGRQPLRAARLIDKRRMRREAAELFTRLGVSLDPNRPARGLSIADQQLVEIAKALSLNARVLVMDEPTAALSGVEVRRLFSVARALRDNGAAVLFISHRFDEVFALSDRITVVRDGAHISTHLTPEVDVDTLIRHMVGRDVTTLFPRRDSLDAEAEVLLDVAGLTRHGSFADVTFRVRSGEIVALAGLVGAGRSEVVRAVFGVDGYDSGTVHVRGEALPRGRPSTAMRSGMALVPEDRRQQGLVMDLSVQRNATMTRRRALSRLGVLWSSVERDAAREWAVRLQVKAARLTDAVSTLSGGNQQKVVLAKWLATEPWVLLIDEPTRGIDVGTKAEVHRLLSELAADGLAVVMVSSELPEVLGMADRVLVMHEGRVTAELDRDEATESAIMYAATGSEEAPA, encoded by the coding sequence GTGGTCGACGAATCACCGCCGCCGCTCGCGCTGGTCGACGTGACAAAGTCCTTCGGTTCGGTTCGAGCCCTGTGCGGACTGTCCCTGGAGTTGGCTCCCGGCGAGATCCACGCGCTGGTCGGTGAGAACGGCGCGGGCAAGTCCACGCTCGTCAAGACCATCGCGGGTGTACACGAGCCCGACACCGGCACGGTCGTAGTGGATGGACGTCCCACACGTTTCGGTGGCCCCGCGGACGCCCAACGGGCCGGTGTGGCCGTCATCTACCAGGAACCAACCCTCTTCCCGGACCTGTCGGTCGCCGAGAACATCTTCATGGGGCGCCAGCCGCTGCGCGCCGCCCGCCTCATCGACAAGCGCCGCATGCGCCGAGAGGCGGCGGAGCTCTTCACCCGACTCGGCGTCTCCCTCGACCCCAACCGTCCCGCGCGGGGTCTGTCGATCGCCGACCAGCAACTCGTCGAGATCGCGAAGGCACTCTCCCTCAACGCCCGTGTTCTCGTCATGGACGAACCCACCGCGGCGCTCTCGGGCGTGGAGGTGCGGCGTCTGTTCTCGGTCGCCCGGGCACTGCGCGACAACGGTGCCGCCGTCCTCTTCATCTCGCACCGCTTCGACGAGGTGTTCGCGTTGAGCGACCGCATCACGGTGGTGCGGGACGGCGCCCACATCTCCACCCACCTCACCCCCGAGGTCGACGTGGACACGCTCATCCGCCACATGGTGGGCCGCGACGTCACCACGCTGTTCCCGCGGCGCGACTCCCTCGACGCGGAGGCGGAGGTGTTACTGGACGTCGCGGGGCTGACCCGTCACGGGTCGTTCGCCGACGTCACCTTCCGAGTGCGCAGCGGGGAGATCGTGGCTCTCGCCGGACTGGTCGGAGCTGGGCGCAGCGAGGTCGTCCGCGCGGTGTTCGGAGTGGACGGCTACGACAGCGGGACCGTGCACGTCCGCGGCGAGGCGCTGCCCCGAGGGCGTCCCTCCACGGCGATGCGCTCGGGCATGGCTCTCGTTCCCGAGGACCGGCGGCAGCAGGGCCTCGTGATGGACCTCTCCGTGCAGCGGAACGCGACGATGACCAGACGGCGTGCCCTCAGTCGCCTGGGCGTGCTGTGGTCGTCGGTCGAGCGGGACGCCGCGCGGGAGTGGGCCGTTCGCCTCCAGGTGAAGGCCGCCCGGCTGACTGACGCGGTGTCCACGCTCTCCGGTGGCAACCAGCAGAAGGTCGTCCTCGCCAAGTGGCTCGCGACCGAACCTTGGGTCCTCCTCATCGACGAGCCGACACGCGGTATCGACGTCGGCACCAAGGCGGAGGTCCACCGGCTGCTGTCGGAGCTCGCCGCGGACGGACTCGCCGTGGTGATGGTGTCCAGTGAGCTCCCGGAGGTGCTCGGGATGGCCGATCGTGTGCTGGTGATGCACGAAGGACGCGTCACCGCCGAACTCGACCGCGACGAGGCCACCGAGTCCGCGATCATGTACGCGGCGACCGGGAGCGAGGAGGCCCCCGCGTGA
- a CDS encoding ABC transporter permease, protein MTLSVPPTEPAGNPADDEVVVRDTGRGWPRLPRFRELGVLIAVVVLVLGTWLYNPLFLSTQGTRDLLLGATLLAILAVGQSMVLITRNVDLSVGSVLGLSAYTTSVVFVAAPGLPVAVVMLVGVLVGIVCGVVNGALVTAVRVPALVVTLGTLYVFRGFTHWWADGGQVNAHDMPSGFLRLGQVSVLGVPAPTVIAMLVVVAAGVYLSNFRGGRDLYAIGSEPAAARLSGIPVGRRVLAAFAVNGALAGLAGVLFAARFGTVDSTVGMGLELEVVAAAVVGGVAIFGGVGSVYGAALGAVLLTTVTSALPVLRIDQFWQQAVVGLLILAAIGLDRLLAARAERQTRGGRSRGA, encoded by the coding sequence GTGACGCTCTCCGTCCCTCCGACCGAACCGGCGGGAAATCCCGCCGACGACGAAGTCGTCGTTCGGGACACCGGACGCGGCTGGCCGCGGCTGCCGCGGTTCCGCGAGCTCGGGGTCCTCATCGCGGTCGTGGTGCTCGTTCTCGGCACCTGGCTGTACAACCCGCTCTTCCTCTCCACCCAGGGCACGCGGGACCTCCTCCTCGGTGCCACCCTGCTGGCGATCCTCGCGGTGGGGCAGTCCATGGTGCTGATCACCAGAAACGTGGACCTGTCCGTGGGGTCGGTCCTGGGGCTGTCCGCCTACACGACGAGCGTGGTCTTCGTCGCGGCTCCCGGCCTCCCCGTGGCCGTCGTGATGCTGGTCGGTGTCCTCGTCGGCATCGTGTGTGGAGTCGTCAACGGCGCGCTGGTCACGGCCGTCCGGGTTCCGGCGCTCGTCGTCACTCTGGGAACTCTGTACGTGTTCCGGGGATTCACGCACTGGTGGGCCGACGGTGGGCAGGTGAACGCGCACGACATGCCGTCGGGGTTCCTACGGCTCGGCCAGGTCAGCGTCCTCGGCGTGCCCGCGCCAACGGTGATCGCGATGTTGGTGGTGGTGGCCGCGGGGGTGTACCTGAGTAACTTCCGCGGCGGGCGGGACCTCTACGCCATCGGCTCCGAGCCGGCCGCCGCGCGTCTCTCCGGTATCCCGGTGGGGCGCCGTGTTCTCGCCGCGTTCGCCGTCAACGGCGCGCTCGCGGGACTCGCGGGCGTTCTCTTCGCCGCACGGTTCGGCACGGTCGACTCGACCGTCGGGATGGGCCTCGAACTGGAGGTCGTCGCCGCGGCGGTGGTCGGCGGCGTGGCGATCTTCGGCGGTGTGGGCTCGGTCTACGGCGCCGCCCTGGGGGCGGTGCTGCTCACGACCGTGACCTCGGCGCTGCCCGTTCTGCGGATCGACCAGTTCTGGCAACAGGCCGTGGTGGGCCTGCTGATACTCGCGGCGATCGGCCTGGACCGCCTCCTCGCCGCACGGGCCGAACGCCAAACGCGAGGGGGGCGATCACGTGGTGCGTGA
- the rhaI gene encoding L-rhamnose isomerase has product MPDQETVTDALRRQEIELPSWAFGNSGTRFKVFNQAGVPRTPEEKIADAAQVHVFTGLAPRVSLHIPWDRVQDYGALAEHARDLGVGLGTINANVFQDDDYRLGSVTNADRAVRRKAVDHLLECVDIMDATGSRDLKLWFSDGTNYPGQDDLRARQDRLADALAEVYARLGPHQRIQLEYKLFEPAFYATDVPDWGASFAHCLKLGDRAKVCVDTGHHAAHTNIEFIVMFLLREGRLGSFDFNSRFYADDDLMVGAADPFQLFRVLHEVVRGGGYDADSEVVFMLDQCHNIEPKIPAQIRSVLNVQEATAKALLVDAEALDTAQRSGDVLGANAVLMDAYNTDVRPLLAELREEQGLDPDPMAAFARSGYLDAIAAERVGGQPAGWGA; this is encoded by the coding sequence ATGCCCGACCAGGAAACCGTGACCGACGCCCTCCGCCGCCAGGAGATCGAACTGCCATCCTGGGCGTTCGGCAACAGTGGAACTCGGTTCAAGGTTTTCAACCAGGCAGGTGTCCCCCGCACCCCCGAGGAGAAGATCGCCGACGCTGCCCAGGTGCACGTATTCACCGGCCTCGCCCCCCGTGTGTCCCTGCATATTCCCTGGGATCGGGTTCAGGACTACGGGGCGCTGGCAGAGCACGCACGGGACCTCGGAGTGGGCCTGGGGACGATCAACGCCAACGTCTTCCAGGATGACGACTATCGGCTGGGCAGCGTGACCAACGCCGACCGCGCGGTGCGGCGCAAGGCCGTCGACCACCTGCTCGAGTGCGTCGACATCATGGACGCCACCGGCTCCCGCGACCTCAAGCTGTGGTTCTCCGACGGCACGAACTATCCCGGCCAGGATGACCTGCGGGCGCGGCAGGACCGTCTGGCCGACGCCCTCGCGGAGGTCTATGCCCGGCTCGGTCCGCACCAGCGCATCCAACTCGAGTACAAGCTGTTCGAGCCCGCCTTCTACGCGACCGACGTGCCCGACTGGGGTGCCTCGTTCGCGCACTGCCTGAAGCTTGGCGACCGGGCCAAAGTGTGCGTGGACACCGGCCACCACGCCGCGCACACCAACATCGAGTTCATCGTCATGTTCCTGCTGCGGGAGGGCAGGCTGGGCAGCTTCGACTTCAACTCGCGCTTCTACGCCGACGACGACCTCATGGTCGGAGCGGCGGACCCGTTCCAGCTCTTCCGCGTTCTGCACGAGGTCGTACGCGGCGGCGGGTACGACGCTGACTCCGAGGTCGTCTTCATGCTCGACCAGTGCCACAACATCGAGCCGAAGATCCCCGCGCAGATCCGGTCGGTACTCAACGTGCAGGAGGCCACCGCCAAGGCGCTCCTGGTGGACGCCGAAGCGCTGGACACCGCACAACGGTCCGGCGACGTACTGGGCGCCAACGCCGTCCTGATGGACGCCTACAACACCGACGTACGTCCCCTCCTCGCGGAGCTCCGCGAGGAACAGGGGCTCGACCCCGACCCCATGGCGGCGTTCGCGCGGTCAGGGTATCTCGACGCCATCGCCGCGGAACGCGTCGGCGGCCAGCCAGCAGGATGGGGTGCCTGA